The Lagenorhynchus albirostris chromosome 6, mLagAlb1.1, whole genome shotgun sequence genome includes a window with the following:
- the AGXT gene encoding alanine--glyoxylate aminotransferase: MASHPLLVAPPEALSKPLSLPSRLLLGPGPSNLTPRVMAAGGRQTIGHMHKEMFQIMDEIKQGIQYVFQTRNPLTLAISGSGHCALEAALFNLLEPGDSFLVGVNGIWGQRAQDIGERIGARVHPMIKDPGGHFTLREVEEALAQHKPVLLFLTQGESSSGVLQPLDGYGELCHRYQCLLLVDSVASLGGVPIFMDQQGIDVLYSGSQKVLNAPAGTSLISFSDKAKNKIYTRKTKPFSFYLDIKWLANFWGCDDKPRLYHHTTPVVSLYSLRESLAHLAEQGLEKSWQQHREASEYLHGRLQGLGLQLFVKDPAIRLPTVTTVAAPAGYDWRDLVSYVMDHFSIEITGGLGPSVGKVLRIGLLGCNASRENVDRVIGALQEALQRCPRNKL, translated from the exons ATGGCCTCCCACCCACTGCTGGTGGCCCCCCCAGAAGCCCTGAGTAAGCCCCTGTCCCTCCCCAGCCGGCTTCTGCTGGGGCCCGGCCCCTCTAACCTGACCCCCCGCGTCATGGCGGCTGGGGGGAGGCAGACAATAGGACACATGCACAAGGAGATGTTCCAG ATCATGGACGAGATCAAGCAAGGCATCCAGTACGTGTTCCAGACCCGGAACCCCCTCACGCTGGCCATCAGCGGCTCGGGGCACTGTGCACTGGAGGCCGCCCTGTTCAACCTCCTGGAGCCGGGGGACTCCTTCCTGGTCGGGGTCAACGGCATCTGGGGGCAGCGGGCCCAGGACATCGGGGAGCGCATCG GAGCCCGCGTACACCCCATGATCAAGGACCCTGGAGGCCACTTCACGCTGCGGGAGGTGGAGGAG GCCCTGGCCCAGCACAAGCCCGTGCTGCTGTTCCTGACCCAGGGAGAGTCATCCAGTGGCGTGCTGCAGCCCCTCGATGGCTATGGGGAGCTCTGCCACAG gtacCAGTGCCTGCTGCTGGTGGACTCGGTGGCATCCCTGGGCGGGGTCCCCATCTTCATGGACCAGCAGG GCATCGATGTCTTATACTCGGGCTCCCAGAAGGTCCTGAACGCCCCTGCAGGCACCTCGCTCATCTCCTTCAGCGACAAGGCCAA AAATAAGATCTACACTCGGAAGACCAAGCCCTTCTCCTTCTACCTGGACATCAAGTGGCTGGCCAACTTCTGGGGCTGTGACGACAAGCCCAGGCT ATACCATCACACCACCCCCGTGGTCAGCCTGTACAGCCTGAGAGAGAGCCTGGCCCATCTAGCAGAGCAG ggccTGGAGAAGAGCTGGCAGCAGCACCGCGAGGCCTCAGAGTACCTGCACGGGCGCCTGCAGGGGCTGGGCCTACAGCTCTTCGTGAAGGATCCG GCGATCCGTCTGCCCACCGTCACCACCGTGGCCGCACCTGCGGGCTACGACTGGAGAGACCTCGTCAGCTACGTCATGGACCACTTCAGCATCGAGATCACGGGCGGCCTCGGGCCCTCGGTGGGGAAG GTGCTGCGGATTGGCCTGCTGGGCTGTAACGCCTCCCGGGAGAACGTGGACCGAGTGATTGGGGCCCTGCAGGAGGCCCTGCAGCGCTGCCCCCGGAACAAGCTGTGA